CGACACGATTTGCTCCTCGAAAGGTAACATACTGCCCCCCTCCCCACCTCCACGACTCGCGTTCTTCGTAAAGTGTATTAACggctatatatttatatatatatatatatatataataataatgggaCGCGCGACTTGGTATGGGACCCGCGCGCTCGGTTATCGAAATGGGCTCCTGGGCTGAGTTTAATGGGCCGGTGCTGGGCCCACGTGATCAATATGGCCCAGGCCGGTACCAGAAggccaatttttaaaataaaaaatagaaaaggacGGAAACAAATTGGATCAGCTCATAACATAGTTGCGCCGCCCAATCCGGTTTAATATTGATAATATTCTTCTGCGGACCGTCATTTAGCACAAGCGATAAAGAATTTGATAGTTGTTGATAGCCAAGGTTTTCAATTTGAAGGCTAGTTGTTGGTGGCAAATATTtacaaggaaagaaaagtttACAGAGGTGCATATATTCACTAGGTAGATTCATATAAAGATATGCTAATATGAGTGCCTTATGCATGGATACTGTACTAATAGTCTAATAGTGTTTAAAGTTAGTTTAGGTTAAATgcataaaagaaacataacatcATGAACTAACAGGAGCGAGTATTTGTCTGATAATGTGAGAAAGATGGCAAGAACAAAACGAATAAACGAATTCTTGTTCCTTTCCATTGCTCATTTCTTTCTTTACAAAGTTTCTGCCGAGCTGTCTATGTGTTTCTCCTACAATAAGTATAATTCCTTCAATCTCTGTATACACTATCCATCTGATTTGAAACCCCAATTAAATTAGACAAAAATAGGGagcgaaacaaaaaaaatcagtaaatcaggaaataaaagaagaaagagaaattggAGCATCTAAGACTCGTGAAAGCTAGATTTTGTGCCCTTTGTGATGCGTTTGATCTTGATATTGATAGGCTTTTTGAGCACCGACACATTAAAACTTTTCCATATATCAGGCTTGGTTGGAAGGCTTGCTATTTTCTCCGCAATCTCCATGCTTTTGGGTAAAACCGAACCAAAGACAGTGTATGCTTTTCTCCACTCATAGTGGTTTGCCAAGCTGATGAAGAATTCAGGGCCTGAACCAACCCATGCGACCGACCCTCTCTTTATAGTTGGGCATGCTTCCGTAGGTATGTTCTTGAATGGGATCCCTTCACCTTCAAGTGTTCCTTGGAGCAATGCATAAGGAGGCCCAAAAGAAGCCTATCAAACAAACATGAGAATTACAAACAAGAGGAACAGATGAATAATCTTAGTAGAATAACATTGAGAACATTCCAGCTGACTTGTGTATACAACATGTCTAAAGTAAGTATCACTTATATATCAACCAatgcaacaaaaaagaaaaaaagaattgcaTAGCCCACAGTAGGTTTAGCAGCACAGGTCAAAATTGGTTAGGACCAATCATGGTAGAACATTCTCCAATTTAAGGATCCATTTTCGGAGCATTGGCATTGTCACATTGTCCAATGTACACACTTTTAAGAGTATTCTAGACAAGCAGTAGGTTTTCCGTTAATAAGTTGATGGATTCCTGGTACAGCTGCCAATTTCTTCACAAATTCTAAAGAGGAAGCCATTAAAATATTGGGACATTTTCTAGGCCTCAGTTTTTGGGTTCAACTTCAACTTCGGAGTTCAGAGTTCATCAACCGATCACTTTAGACATCATAATTCCTACTTTTCCAACTGAAAATAAAACTACTCCATGGGTGAAACTATGAGGATTGACTCCAAAATGTGATACTAGTTCTAGATCATTTTCCAGGTATAAGCTTgtaaaaggggaaaaaaaatgttttccTAGTCCTACCTACCAAGACAATCTTACGAACTTCTCGGCACCAACAAGTTTATTTTGGCTTAAATGATGTTTGTGTAAAGTATCAAGTTTCAAACAAAATATGGTCATCAGTTTGTGCCTTCTGTATCTACTGAAATCAACAATAATAAAGCAAACATTGTGAAACGTACTTTGCATAAGCACatcgatttttctttcttcaaagataataatatacaataaataataaaggaCTCCAGCAGTCACTAAAAGAAAGTATCAGCCACaagcacaaaaataaaaaaaaaaatgaaaaagaaaaacatcttACATCTGCAATGTGAAAACCATTCAGATCCCAAGAATTTCCTCGATCTTCGGCACGGTAAATTTGACAGCCAGCAGAATGGCGTGATTGCAAGAGCTCAGAAATATAAGAGACAGAACGTGGCGCACAAGCAGGGAGAAGCTGAATAACAAGATGTTTCATAGAATCAGCAAATTATACAATGTATCAATTTTCTGAGAGCATGGACATGCTCGTTTACgttagtacaaaaaaaaaatggatcaCCGGAACATCTAATATATCTTCTAACATTAGACAATAATGGCttcctttctctcaaaaataacATTAGACAATAATGAAACATACAAAACTTACTTTGACATGAAGTGTTCCATAGTCTGTCTCAAGCCCAATTATGCCCTACAAGAAACAATAGAAACATCAGACAATGAACCCTAGGCCAGTAGATTCTTTAGACCAAACATTGAAGGGTAAAATCTCGTAAAAACATTGATGTTCTGCTAAAACATCATTGAGCCCAAAAATGGGACAATTGTGGGCGTAGGCTACTTGTTTTTCTTCAGAATAAGAAGCCAATGGGAGAAAAGATGTCGTCGTCGTATCTACATCTCAACCTTTTCCAGGATTTGTACCACCTTTACGACTGGACTACATGATAGATACCAGAGTGAATAATATAACAGATCCAAAAATGAAGAACATGAAACCTCTTTACTGCTACTAACAAGACAAACCAACATTATATTACCTCTCCTTCCCCGAAAATAAGCCCTGAAGTCCACATAACATTCTCCCCGATGGCTGCTACTGCAGGAAACAGCACATCCTCCTGCTTCTTTAACCAGCACTGGTAACACACAAAAACATGAATAAGGAATTCACATACTTCATCAACATCAACGTTCTTCAACATTAGCTAACTACCAGATTAAAAACCAATTATCACGGCAAAAGCATTTTGGCTACAAATTAACAGTGTTTTGGCTGTAATTAAGCACAGGCAAATATAATTGACCAAATATTATGTAGACATGTTATAACAATCATCAATCTTACATAATGCAGAATTTATAAACAACATAATGAACATTTAAATAGAGAGTGTTAACAATtccatcaaaatcaaaataagctacAGAAAATTTTCTGCAGATACTGTATTACCTCATTAACCTAATTAGCCAAAACCCTGAACATGCAAATAGAATTATACCTCGCCGAATCGATCCCCGCAACGCGCCCGATCGCC
This genomic interval from Ananas comosus cultivar F153 linkage group 8, ASM154086v1, whole genome shotgun sequence contains the following:
- the LOC109713843 gene encoding uncharacterized protein LOC109713843, with translation MARRQSEANGARRSLWVLLFMVFVFCSVAYIGLSAAMRPRRGDSSSSVVDSGRGAKEGAKEEEEEEEVGKCCRGIEGLELWGAAVKWGSDHRFDSARGCCRACEAMCPAASSDRPCLCNSWVFCGDRARCGDRFGECWLKKQEDVLFPAVAAIGENVMWTSGLIFGEGEGIIGLETDYGTLHVKLLPACAPRSVSYISELLQSRHSAGCQIYRAEDRGNSWDLNGFHIADASFGPPYALLQGTLEGEGIPFKNIPTEACPTIKRGSVAWVGSGPEFFISLANHYEWRKAYTVFGSVLPKSMEIAEKIASLPTKPDIWKSFNVSVLKKPINIKIKRITKGTKSSFHES